One Prevotella intermedia ATCC 25611 = DSM 20706 DNA window includes the following coding sequences:
- a CDS encoding RNA polymerase sigma factor has translation MKKVSFRNDVLPLKNQLFRLALRITLSREEAEDIVQDTMIKVWDKRYEWSNIDSIEAYSLRICRNLSLDRLKKRDNQNDSFEEEQLDTVHTSTPQDRLIDQDRLRVVKEIVDSLPEKQRSCMQLRDFEGKQYKEIADILGITEEQVKVNIFRARQAVKQRFQKIEQYGL, from the coding sequence ATGAAAAAAGTGAGTTTCCGAAACGATGTGTTACCGCTGAAGAATCAACTCTTCAGACTTGCCCTCCGCATAACTCTCAGCAGGGAAGAAGCAGAGGACATAGTGCAGGACACGATGATAAAAGTTTGGGACAAACGCTACGAATGGAGCAATATCGACTCCATAGAAGCCTACAGCTTGCGGATATGTAGAAACCTTTCGCTCGACAGGCTGAAGAAGCGAGACAACCAAAACGACTCTTTCGAGGAGGAACAACTCGACACAGTGCATACTTCCACTCCGCAAGACCGCTTGATAGACCAAGACAGGCTGCGTGTAGTAAAGGAAATTGTAGACTCTCTGCCCGAAAAACAACGCTCCTGTATGCAGTTGCGCGACTTTGAAGGCAAGCAATACAAAGAAATTGCCGACATCTTAGGCATTACGGAAGAACAGGTAAAGGTAAACATTTTCCGTGCCCGCCAAGCGGTAAAACAAAGATTTCAGAAAATAGAACAATATGGATTATAA
- a CDS encoding ATP-binding protein, translated as MSAEQAYDCLLAAIMAEVEFRHRSFYENDHAKSQLRQVANWLTSSSSKFGILLCGECGNGKSTLLKAFQQLLNYLAIPNPNGQGNYGIQITDSKYIAYLGRTDYPAFIRLSQKDMLGIDDLGTEPQEVMDFGNVVTPVIDLLTKRYDEQLFTIITTNLTPKQIRKCYGDRIADRLNEMVEKIVFNNGTYRADKS; from the coding sequence ATGTCAGCAGAACAGGCATACGATTGTCTGCTTGCTGCAATTATGGCAGAAGTGGAGTTTCGCCACCGCAGTTTCTATGAGAACGATCATGCCAAGTCGCAATTGCGACAGGTGGCTAACTGGTTGACGAGTAGCAGTAGTAAGTTTGGTATACTGTTATGTGGCGAATGCGGTAACGGGAAAAGCACTTTGCTCAAAGCATTCCAGCAGCTGCTGAACTATCTCGCCATTCCAAATCCTAATGGCCAAGGCAATTATGGCATTCAAATTACTGACTCAAAATATATTGCTTATCTTGGCAGAACGGACTATCCAGCATTCATCAGACTCTCTCAAAAGGACATGCTTGGCATTGATGATCTTGGCACCGAACCGCAAGAGGTTATGGATTTTGGCAACGTGGTGACTCCAGTCATAGACTTGCTGACAAAGAGATATGATGAACAACTGTTCACAATCATTACTACCAATCTTACTCCAAAACAGATTCGTAAGTGTTATGGTGATCGAATAGCCGACAGACTCAATGAAATGGTAGAGAAAATTGTATTCAACAATGGTACTTATCGTGCAGACAAATCTTAA
- the speA gene encoding biosynthetic arginine decarboxylase, with product MKKWTIEDSKELYNINGWGTSYFGINEAGHVYVTPCKDNTELDLCEIMDELVLRDVTPPVLLRFPDILDNRIEKTSSCFDIARKEYNYEGENFIIYPIKVNQMQPVVDEIISHGRKFNLGLEAGSKPELHAVIAVQCQSDSPIICNGYKDQSYIELALLAQKMGKRIFIVVEKLNEIDIIAKAAKKLNVMPNIGIRIKLATTGSGKWAESGGDASKFGLTASELLQALDKLDEKGMHDCLRLIHFHIGSQITKIRRIQTALTEAAQYYANLKKMGYNVDFVDCGGGLGVDYDGTRSSSSESSVNYSIQEYVNDCVSTFVDASNKHGIPHPNIITESGRSVAAHHSILVINVLETASLPEMSEEFEAKDTDHQLVRELYKIWDNINSRNMLEDWHDAEQIREESLELFSHGLVDLKTRAEIEAMYWSVCHEINILAKSMKHVPDELRNLDKLLADKYFCNFSLFQSLPDSWAIDQLFPVMPIQRLNERPTRKATLQDITCDSDGKISNFVTGGRTGHVLPVHSLRRNEPYYLGVFLVGAYQEILGDLHNLFGDTNAVHLSVKDGSYHIDQIIDGETVEEVLEYVQYNPKKLVRQLEIWVTKSVKQGKISLEEGKEFLSNYRSGLYGYTYLE from the coding sequence ATGAAAAAATGGACTATTGAAGATTCGAAGGAACTTTACAACATCAATGGTTGGGGTACTTCTTACTTTGGTATCAACGAAGCTGGGCACGTTTACGTTACACCGTGCAAGGATAATACAGAGTTGGACTTGTGCGAAATAATGGACGAGTTGGTCTTGCGCGATGTTACGCCTCCCGTTTTGCTTCGTTTCCCCGATATTCTCGACAATCGTATCGAGAAAACATCGTCTTGTTTCGATATTGCAAGGAAGGAATACAATTACGAAGGCGAAAATTTCATCATCTATCCTATCAAGGTGAACCAGATGCAACCTGTCGTTGATGAGATTATTTCGCACGGTCGGAAGTTCAATCTCGGCTTGGAAGCTGGTTCAAAGCCTGAATTGCACGCCGTTATAGCTGTGCAGTGCCAGAGCGATTCGCCCATTATCTGCAACGGATACAAAGACCAAAGCTATATAGAACTTGCGCTCTTGGCTCAGAAAATGGGCAAGCGTATCTTCATTGTGGTAGAGAAACTGAACGAAATAGATATTATTGCGAAAGCTGCCAAGAAGCTTAATGTAATGCCAAACATAGGTATTCGTATTAAACTGGCGACCACTGGCTCAGGCAAATGGGCTGAAAGTGGTGGCGACGCATCGAAGTTCGGCCTCACGGCATCGGAGCTTTTGCAGGCTCTTGATAAGCTCGACGAGAAAGGAATGCACGATTGTCTGCGCCTTATCCACTTCCATATCGGTTCGCAAATTACGAAAATACGCCGTATTCAAACCGCTCTCACCGAAGCTGCGCAATACTATGCCAATCTTAAAAAGATGGGTTACAATGTCGATTTCGTAGATTGTGGCGGTGGATTGGGCGTCGATTACGATGGAACGCGTTCATCAAGCAGCGAGAGTTCTGTGAATTACAGCATTCAAGAGTACGTGAACGACTGTGTTTCTACCTTCGTAGACGCATCGAACAAGCACGGAATACCACACCCGAACATCATTACCGAAAGCGGTCGTAGCGTTGCAGCCCACCATTCCATACTTGTCATCAACGTTTTGGAAACAGCTTCGCTCCCCGAAATGTCGGAAGAATTTGAGGCAAAGGATACCGACCACCAGCTTGTACGTGAGCTTTATAAGATTTGGGACAACATAAACTCGCGCAATATGCTTGAAGACTGGCACGATGCGGAGCAGATACGCGAAGAGTCTTTAGAGCTTTTCTCGCACGGATTGGTAGATTTGAAAACCCGTGCCGAAATAGAAGCAATGTATTGGAGCGTTTGCCACGAGATAAACATACTGGCAAAAAGTATGAAGCACGTACCCGACGAACTGCGAAACTTAGACAAACTGCTCGCCGACAAGTATTTCTGCAACTTCTCGCTCTTCCAATCGCTCCCCGATAGTTGGGCTATCGACCAGCTTTTCCCCGTTATGCCTATCCAGCGATTGAACGAACGCCCTACACGAAAAGCCACTTTACAGGACATTACCTGCGACAGCGACGGCAAAATCTCAAATTTTGTAACGGGAGGACGTACCGGACACGTGTTGCCTGTGCACTCGCTGCGCCGCAACGAGCCTTACTATCTTGGCGTTTTCCTTGTTGGTGCCTACCAAGAAATACTCGGCGACTTGCACAATCTTTTCGGCGACACCAATGCCGTGCACCTTTCAGTGAAAGACGGTAGCTACCACATCGACCAAATCATCGATGGCGAAACTGTGGAAGAGGTACTCGAATATGTTCAATACAATCCGAAGAAACTCGTCCGTCAGCTCGAAATATGGGTAACAAAGAGCGTTAAGCAAGGAAAAATCTCGCTCGAAGAGGGCAAGGAATTCCTTAGCAACTACCGCAGCGGACTTTACGGCTACACCTATTTGGAGTAA
- a CDS encoding CPBP family intramembrane glutamic endopeptidase translates to MEQKSILKSLLYVALFVSLFFVIQFIFQFSAIGIYAYLKGIDFSEVAEDMQAGQYADVIVISYLLSSITIILLFIKKEWSPISRSYLHSKPWGVLFWTAMLALGLILPAQFIYEKVQITVSEDMVQLFSGIMKQPLGYLVIGILAPIAEELIFRGAILRVLLDVFGRKGRWPAIALTALLFAVIHGNLAQGTHAFVIGIVLGWLYVRTRSVLPGIVLHWVNNSTAYIMFHLMPDMEDGKLIDFFHGSEKTMYLGLFFSLCIFVPAIFQLAARMKGADE, encoded by the coding sequence ATGGAGCAAAAAAGCATTTTAAAGAGCCTGTTATATGTCGCTCTTTTCGTTTCATTATTCTTCGTTATACAGTTCATCTTCCAGTTTTCCGCCATTGGTATCTACGCTTATTTGAAGGGTATAGACTTTAGCGAAGTAGCAGAAGACATGCAGGCGGGGCAATACGCCGATGTAATTGTGATTTCTTATTTACTTTCAAGCATTACCATTATTCTTCTTTTTATCAAGAAAGAGTGGTCGCCTATTTCCCGCTCTTATCTTCATTCAAAACCTTGGGGTGTATTGTTTTGGACGGCGATGCTTGCTTTAGGTCTCATTCTTCCTGCACAGTTTATCTACGAAAAGGTACAAATTACGGTGTCAGAGGACATGGTGCAGCTCTTCTCGGGCATTATGAAACAACCGCTTGGCTACCTTGTGATAGGCATACTTGCCCCTATTGCCGAAGAGTTAATATTCCGTGGTGCTATATTGCGTGTTTTGCTCGATGTTTTCGGCAGAAAAGGCAGATGGCCAGCCATAGCCTTAACGGCTTTACTCTTTGCCGTGATACATGGAAATTTGGCACAAGGCACACACGCGTTCGTCATTGGAATAGTCTTAGGTTGGCTGTACGTGCGCACTCGTAGCGTACTTCCTGGAATTGTGTTGCACTGGGTGAATAACAGCACTGCTTACATTATGTTCCACCTAATGCCCGATATGGAAGACGGAAAGCTCATCGACTTCTTCCACGGCAGCGAGAAAACGATGTATTTAGGCTTGTTCTTCTCGCTCTGTATCTTCGTTCCAGCAATTTTCCAATTGGCTGCCCGTATGAAGGGAGCTGACGAATAA
- a CDS encoding IS982 family transposase, translating to MITKDKVTEIFCIIDEFDKNLNVVLSKNLCLPSYNSNGKRCRNRKGRLSESEIMTILVCYHFGTYRNFKEYYQNCIRGWLRHEFPAAVSYNRFVKLMPRVFLKMMLFMKLHAFGRCTGITFVDSTMIPVCHNVRRHFNKVFAGLAKNGKGTMGWCHGFKLHLLCNDSGEVITFCLTGANVDDRDRRVWSVFAKVLYGKVFADRGYIKQELFESLFSQGIGLVHGLKARMKNKLMPVWDKIMMRKRYIIECINELLKNKANLVHSRHRSVHNFIMNLCSALTAYCFYENVSSI from the coding sequence ATGATTACCAAAGACAAAGTTACGGAAATATTCTGTATTATTGATGAGTTTGACAAGAATTTGAATGTTGTACTGAGTAAAAACCTATGTTTACCGTCCTATAACAGCAATGGAAAACGTTGCAGGAATCGTAAGGGAAGGCTTTCTGAGAGTGAAATCATGACAATCCTTGTGTGCTATCACTTCGGTACATATCGTAATTTCAAGGAGTATTATCAGAACTGTATCCGTGGCTGGCTCAGGCATGAATTCCCTGCTGCCGTCTCCTATAACCGTTTTGTGAAACTCATGCCCCGTGTGTTCCTCAAGATGATGTTGTTCATGAAGCTCCATGCCTTCGGCAGGTGTACGGGCATAACGTTCGTTGACAGCACGATGATTCCTGTATGTCACAATGTAAGACGGCATTTCAATAAGGTGTTTGCTGGTCTTGCCAAGAACGGAAAGGGTACCATGGGCTGGTGTCATGGATTCAAGCTGCATCTGCTCTGCAATGATTCCGGTGAAGTCATAACGTTCTGTCTTACAGGGGCAAACGTAGATGACAGGGATAGGAGAGTGTGGTCGGTATTTGCAAAGGTTCTCTATGGAAAGGTATTTGCTGACAGAGGATACATCAAACAGGAACTCTTCGAGAGTCTGTTCAGTCAAGGTATCGGGCTCGTTCATGGACTTAAAGCAAGAATGAAGAATAAGCTTATGCCTGTATGGGACAAGATTATGATGAGAAAAAGATACATCATCGAGTGCATTAATGAACTGCTAAAGAACAAAGCTAACCTCGTACACTCACGACACCGCTCGGTACATAACTTTATCATGAACTTATGTTCTGCACTTACGGCATATTGCTTTTATGAGAACGTGAGTTCGATATAA
- a CDS encoding leucine-rich repeat domain-containing protein, whose protein sequence is MRKIRFLLLPLLLMAIPQSLWAYTVHEIVSFDNGNTYYKVLVPEKENASLMFLGTKITGALKIPATINDNKGTTFKVTEVGFQSGYTSFGVTSVKLPETIIKLNNDCFKGAKLTEINIPKSVTQILETAWSAVEEVPKCTVESGHTVFESDDKGALYTKGKKELRCVPSKVMEGNSTGTYTVDGEVERICVNAFHGITNLTKIVLPKNLKDVQEKYPSIVVSTNLVEFEMPAGGTTNYRVEDGVLFNDVTKTLVCYPRAKTTAAYQVPADIKRIAVFAIMLNLHMTSLDLNNVETMEVSALYKPQKLETITIPKTLLKGTGTTGLKEGAFEECSKLKEYKVHSDNPDFTDEAGVLFSKNKDILYFYPPAKDGEKYNIPTTVKELAQKAFQGANKLKSMDIPNTVETIGVEAFRNMKELVTVNFQTPSKVKELKADVFRACDKLKEVVLPASITEIAAAFYECGELEKITIPEGSKLKTIKASAFATNKKLKNFNIEGSCDLETIESNAFANAEKLESFNFPKSVKNIELNAFSGCKNMTTVKFHDDADIEKIGAGAFADCGLTSISIPKKVKTIEREAFRSCKVLNKIDVTEFTTKIDPEAFKYCDNLTDINVSKKNEVYSSVDGYLLSKDKKELRIFPPGKANSNFTLLPPSIVKIGNYAFFDCTKLTNVTIPNKVTTIGERAFGLCKNLNTITFLCDKMINPNNINQSKNTMSFDDGSQAPEMFKNITINVRKELYSQYNAEAFYKKFKGIGQSFTEGREEYIAVSDNAVDMLSTKREDHTFVLPTSIKHEGKTYNVSLIGDYAFEGLSEKVQEVVVRKDVKYIGAKAFITSKDKNKLESTVKSVFFIESNPTKEMLSTTRFELDETGTNYSEFAPTTTIYVKKSALDTYKEKWAKTVYNKDTDKEETSKFNFTSQIDYQIKDVKISYKYGTFAREFDVDFNIYSREKSTAKIGAFVAKLGEVKPGNGDYGTSTYHIRMSSVDVNGVGNGNFGYVPAYTGVLLKALDNETTPSDFYYAIGEDDDKNYTIANNIMHGVTVNPRNVGASTVDEVIYVMQKGIFKKAMASTVSIPVHKAYAKIEGMPAGSKVEFSFSDDNTTNAIVTIDAEEKNADNAYYNLNGQRVNKPQQGIYIHKGKKIVIR, encoded by the coding sequence ATGAGAAAAATTAGATTTTTATTATTACCATTGCTGCTCATGGCAATACCCCAAAGCCTTTGGGCTTACACAGTCCATGAGATTGTTTCGTTCGATAATGGTAATACCTACTACAAAGTTCTTGTGCCAGAAAAGGAAAACGCTTCTTTAATGTTTTTGGGCACAAAAATAACTGGAGCGTTGAAGATTCCTGCTACGATAAACGATAATAAGGGAACAACTTTCAAGGTTACCGAGGTGGGTTTCCAAAGTGGTTATACTTCTTTTGGGGTTACCTCTGTAAAATTGCCTGAAACCATTATAAAGTTAAACAATGATTGTTTCAAGGGTGCGAAACTCACCGAAATAAACATTCCCAAAAGTGTAACACAAATATTAGAAACGGCATGGTCGGCGGTGGAAGAGGTTCCCAAGTGTACTGTTGAGTCTGGTCATACCGTATTTGAGTCTGATGACAAAGGCGCACTCTATACGAAAGGCAAAAAAGAACTTCGTTGCGTTCCATCAAAAGTAATGGAGGGAAATTCAACTGGCACTTATACGGTTGACGGCGAAGTGGAAAGAATTTGCGTCAATGCTTTTCACGGCATTACCAATCTTACGAAGATAGTGCTACCTAAGAATTTGAAAGACGTACAAGAGAAATACCCTTCTATTGTTGTTTCTACCAACTTGGTAGAATTTGAGATGCCTGCTGGTGGTACAACAAACTATAGAGTCGAAGATGGCGTACTGTTCAATGACGTTACGAAAACGTTGGTTTGCTATCCAAGAGCAAAAACTACTGCGGCTTACCAGGTTCCAGCTGACATCAAGAGGATTGCTGTATTTGCAATAATGCTTAATCTACATATGACTTCTCTTGATTTGAATAATGTGGAAACAATGGAAGTATCTGCACTTTACAAACCACAGAAGCTCGAGACGATTACGATACCTAAGACCCTCTTAAAAGGGACTGGAACAACTGGATTAAAAGAAGGAGCCTTTGAGGAGTGTTCAAAACTTAAAGAATACAAGGTGCATTCAGACAATCCTGACTTTACTGACGAAGCAGGCGTCCTCTTTTCTAAAAACAAGGATATCCTCTATTTCTATCCACCTGCTAAGGACGGAGAAAAGTACAATATCCCAACAACTGTTAAGGAGTTAGCACAGAAAGCCTTCCAAGGGGCAAACAAACTTAAATCAATGGATATTCCTAACACAGTGGAAACCATCGGTGTGGAAGCTTTCCGTAATATGAAAGAACTTGTTACTGTTAATTTTCAAACCCCTTCTAAAGTTAAAGAACTCAAAGCCGATGTGTTCCGAGCTTGCGATAAATTGAAAGAAGTGGTTTTGCCAGCTTCTATTACCGAGATTGCTGCTGCCTTCTACGAATGTGGGGAGTTAGAGAAAATCACAATTCCTGAAGGTTCGAAGCTGAAGACAATCAAAGCCTCTGCATTTGCGACAAATAAGAAACTCAAGAATTTCAATATTGAGGGTAGCTGCGATTTGGAAACCATTGAGTCTAATGCCTTTGCCAATGCCGAGAAACTTGAATCATTCAACTTCCCCAAGTCAGTGAAGAATATAGAACTTAATGCTTTCAGTGGTTGTAAGAATATGACCACCGTGAAGTTTCATGATGATGCAGATATTGAAAAAATTGGCGCAGGTGCCTTTGCCGACTGTGGTTTGACAAGTATCAGCATACCTAAGAAGGTGAAGACCATCGAACGCGAAGCTTTCCGTAGCTGTAAGGTTCTCAACAAGATTGATGTAACCGAGTTCACAACCAAGATAGACCCTGAAGCGTTTAAGTATTGCGACAACCTGACAGATATCAATGTAAGCAAGAAGAATGAAGTATACTCAAGCGTAGACGGCTACTTGCTGTCAAAAGACAAGAAAGAACTTCGTATCTTCCCTCCTGGAAAGGCGAACAGCAATTTCACATTGCTCCCTCCATCTATAGTGAAGATTGGAAATTACGCTTTCTTCGATTGTACCAAACTTACCAATGTTACAATTCCTAACAAGGTAACTACAATTGGTGAACGTGCTTTCGGTCTCTGCAAGAACTTGAATACTATTACCTTCCTCTGCGATAAGATGATTAATCCGAACAACATCAATCAGTCGAAGAATACAATGTCGTTCGACGATGGTTCTCAGGCTCCTGAAATGTTCAAGAACATCACCATTAACGTTCGCAAGGAACTCTATAGCCAATATAATGCCGAAGCTTTCTACAAGAAGTTTAAAGGCATAGGACAGTCGTTCACCGAAGGTCGTGAGGAATATATCGCTGTGTCAGACAACGCCGTAGATATGCTCAGCACGAAACGCGAAGACCACACCTTTGTGTTGCCTACAAGTATCAAGCATGAAGGCAAGACTTACAACGTGAGCCTGATAGGTGATTACGCTTTCGAAGGTCTAAGCGAGAAAGTTCAGGAAGTAGTGGTGAGAAAAGATGTCAAGTACATTGGTGCCAAGGCTTTCATCACCAGCAAAGACAAAAATAAGCTCGAGAGCACTGTGAAGAGCGTGTTCTTCATCGAGAGCAATCCTACCAAGGAGATGTTGAGTACCACTCGCTTCGAGTTAGACGAAACAGGAACTAACTACAGCGAGTTTGCACCAACAACCACAATATATGTAAAGAAGTCAGCGCTCGATACCTATAAGGAAAAGTGGGCTAAGACTGTCTACAACAAAGATACCGATAAGGAGGAAACGAGTAAATTCAACTTCACCTCACAAATTGATTACCAAATTAAGGACGTGAAGATCAGTTACAAGTACGGAACGTTTGCTCGTGAGTTTGACGTAGACTTCAACATCTACAGCAGAGAAAAGAGTACTGCTAAAATAGGTGCCTTCGTTGCTAAGTTGGGCGAAGTGAAGCCAGGCAATGGTGACTATGGAACCTCTACTTACCACATCAGAATGTCAAGTGTAGATGTGAACGGCGTTGGCAACGGTAACTTTGGCTATGTGCCTGCTTATACAGGCGTATTGCTTAAGGCTCTCGACAACGAAACCACACCAAGCGACTTCTACTACGCTATCGGTGAGGACGATGACAAGAACTACACCATTGCCAACAACATTATGCATGGTGTTACTGTAAATCCTCGCAATGTAGGGGCATCAACAGTCGACGAGGTTATCTATGTAATGCAGAAAGGTATCTTTAAAAAGGCTATGGCTAGCACCGTTTCTATCCCTGTACACAAGGCTTATGCCAAGATAGAAGGAATGCCTGCTGGTTCTAAGGTAGAGTTCTCTTTCTCTGACGATAACACTACAAATGCCATTGTAACGATTGATGCAGAAGAGAAGAACGCCGACAATGCTTACTACAACCTCAATGGTCAGCGTGTTAACAAGCCACAGCAGGGTATTTATATCCATAAAGGAAAGAAAATAGTAATCAGATAA
- a CDS encoding IS982 family transposase has product MTDTNLIEIFCIFDDFCKYFTPELKKHTLQVPGKRHRNRASRMSDSEIMTILVLFHTHRFRDLKSFYLGYICQHMRGDFPHRISYNRFVERQAQVALHLLLFLQTCALGKCSGMSIIDSTPLASCHIKRERQHRTMRGWAAKGKCTMGWFYGFKLHLVINDKGEIIQWKLTPGNIDDREPLKDKRFTDRLFGKLFADRGYISQNLFEMLFVDNIHLVTKIKKNMKNSLMSLYDKLLLRKRSVIETVNDELKNVCQIEHTRHRSFDNFATNLIAGLIAYNLLPKKPEMNIEIIDKSRIIA; this is encoded by the coding sequence ATGACTGATACAAATTTAATAGAAATATTCTGTATATTCGACGATTTTTGCAAGTATTTTACTCCTGAGTTGAAAAAACATACGCTTCAAGTACCCGGCAAGCGGCACCGTAACCGTGCTTCCCGTATGTCGGACAGTGAAATCATGACCATTCTGGTTCTGTTCCATACCCACCGCTTCCGAGACCTCAAGTCCTTCTACTTAGGATATATCTGCCAGCATATGCGTGGAGACTTCCCACATCGGATTTCCTACAACCGCTTCGTCGAGCGACAAGCACAGGTCGCACTGCACCTGTTGCTGTTTCTCCAGACATGTGCACTGGGCAAGTGTTCAGGCATGTCCATCATTGATTCCACACCACTGGCTTCCTGCCACATCAAGCGTGAGAGGCAGCACAGGACCATGAGGGGCTGGGCGGCAAAGGGAAAGTGCACCATGGGCTGGTTCTACGGCTTCAAGCTACATCTTGTCATCAATGACAAGGGAGAGATTATCCAGTGGAAGCTCACGCCAGGCAACATAGATGACAGGGAGCCATTGAAGGATAAACGCTTCACCGACAGGTTGTTTGGAAAACTCTTTGCAGACAGGGGGTATATCAGTCAGAACCTCTTTGAGATGCTCTTTGTGGACAATATACATTTGGTGACCAAGATAAAGAAGAACATGAAGAACTCCCTGATGAGCCTGTATGATAAGTTGTTGCTCAGAAAGCGTTCTGTGATAGAGACGGTGAACGATGAACTGAAGAATGTATGTCAGATAGAACACACCAGACATCGCTCTTTTGATAACTTTGCAACAAATCTGATAGCAGGACTCATTGCATACAATCTGTTGCCAAAGAAGCCAGAAATGAACATAGAAATAATTGATAAAAGCAGAATAATTGCATAG
- a CDS encoding DUF3853 family protein, with amino-acid sequence MTRLVTIEQLLEKPICMMSGEEFVLLLQNAEKKPAKVSAEVVPERHYEHGIAGIAKIFGCSIPTANRIKKSGVIDSAITQVGRKIVVDSELALSLAKEAGTFKV; translated from the coding sequence ATGACAAGACTCGTTACAATAGAGCAGTTGCTCGAAAAGCCTATCTGCATGATGTCAGGAGAGGAATTTGTTCTACTTCTCCAGAACGCAGAAAAGAAACCGGCAAAGGTATCTGCCGAGGTGGTACCAGAGAGACACTATGAACATGGTATCGCTGGCATTGCCAAAATTTTCGGTTGCAGCATACCCACTGCTAACAGAATCAAGAAAAGCGGTGTGATTGATTCTGCTATCACTCAAGTGGGTCGTAAGATTGTCGTTGACTCCGAGTTGGCATTGAGCCTTGCGAAGGAAGCCGGAACGTTCAAGGTCTAA
- a CDS encoding bifunctional riboflavin kinase/FAD synthetase gives MKTIFLKDISTDKLRLEKPSVATIGFFDGVHLGHQFLINRLAEMAKQDGLESMVITFDRHPRQVLQSDYQPKMLSTLDEKLEKLEQTAANHIVVLHFDKALSQLTSKQFMETVLHKQLNVCKLMMGYDNRFGHNRSETFDDYVLFGKEIGIEVFQNTALSMGDFNVSSSVIRRFIEAGNMEEATRCLGIPYSLRGKVVGGYRNGRKLGYPTANINICETEKLLPTMGVYAVRVRIANNEKEYGGMLNIGTRPTFNGTDLSVEVHIFDFSDNLYDQTIQVSFISRVRSDRKFPTLDALAEQMQLDEQQIKTILEKQ, from the coding sequence ATGAAAACAATATTTCTTAAAGATATAAGTACTGATAAATTGAGGTTGGAGAAACCGTCAGTTGCCACGATAGGCTTTTTCGATGGTGTGCATCTCGGTCATCAGTTTCTTATCAATCGACTTGCTGAAATGGCAAAGCAAGATGGTTTAGAATCGATGGTGATAACTTTCGACCGCCACCCTCGCCAGGTTTTGCAGAGCGACTACCAACCCAAAATGTTATCTACACTCGACGAGAAATTAGAGAAGCTTGAACAAACAGCAGCCAACCATATTGTTGTACTTCATTTTGACAAGGCTTTGTCGCAACTTACATCGAAGCAGTTTATGGAAACCGTACTTCATAAGCAACTCAACGTGTGTAAATTAATGATGGGTTACGACAATCGTTTTGGACATAACAGAAGCGAAACTTTCGATGATTACGTACTTTTTGGCAAAGAAATAGGTATTGAAGTGTTCCAAAATACAGCCCTTTCCATGGGCGATTTCAATGTAAGTTCTTCGGTTATCCGCCGATTTATCGAAGCGGGCAATATGGAAGAAGCCACTCGGTGTTTGGGCATTCCCTATTCGTTGCGTGGCAAGGTTGTCGGTGGCTATCGGAACGGACGCAAGTTAGGTTATCCAACTGCCAATATAAATATATGCGAAACCGAAAAGCTGCTTCCCACAATGGGTGTCTATGCCGTGCGTGTTCGTATTGCAAACAATGAGAAAGAGTATGGAGGAATGCTCAATATTGGTACCCGACCCACTTTCAACGGCACAGATTTATCGGTGGAAGTGCACATTTTTGACTTCTCTGACAACTTATACGACCAAACGATACAGGTTAGTTTTATCAGTCGTGTGCGCTCCGATAGGAAGTTTCCAACCTTAGATGCACTTGCAGAACAAATGCAGTTGGACGAACAACAGATAAAAACTATTTTAGAAAAACAATAG